From the Pedobacter cryoconitis genome, one window contains:
- a CDS encoding gluconokinase: MQYILGIDIGTGSTKAVAVGADHKAFDSSQYFYPTEVTQPGYSEQDPELIWKAFQQSIATMVSRLKSGPAAISLSCAMHSLIAVDENGKALAPMMTWADSRSTPVAASLLATPLGAILYKATGTPVHSMSPLCKIIWIRENQPDFFKSVYKFISIKEYIWYRLFHTFEVDHSVASCTGLMDVQQLVWHPEALATAGIKAEQLSALVSTHYLRKDLDPSAGLSCLEKDTPFIIGATDGCLANLGTGAVKPGIAALTIGTSGALRVAGDTAVLNKKAMTFSYRLDEETFINGGPVNNGGIALKWHMKNVLQKTELNENDYNEVLNKIEAIKPGAEGLVFLPYLQGERAPIWDSKSCGTFFGMHLNHQTAHFTRAVIEGICFALNDVLLALTASGQEIKQLNVSGGFVTSAIWLQIMADITGKKLLLYSVEDASAVGAAYLAFKALGLSAAYPLPDQQDITYIEPDEKNHLIYQTSFGLYKKIYEQLKGVMHEMYDLQNNS, encoded by the coding sequence ATGCAATACATCCTTGGAATAGACATTGGGACCGGAAGTACTAAAGCGGTAGCTGTAGGGGCAGACCATAAAGCTTTCGATAGCAGTCAATATTTTTATCCAACCGAGGTCACCCAGCCTGGTTATAGTGAGCAGGACCCCGAGCTGATCTGGAAAGCCTTTCAGCAAAGTATAGCGACTATGGTTTCCAGGTTAAAGTCCGGCCCTGCGGCAATCAGTTTAAGCTGCGCGATGCACAGTTTGATTGCTGTAGATGAAAATGGTAAGGCATTAGCACCAATGATGACCTGGGCAGACAGCAGAAGTACGCCGGTTGCAGCTTCATTATTAGCTACTCCACTGGGGGCAATCTTATATAAAGCAACGGGTACACCAGTTCATTCAATGTCTCCTTTATGCAAAATCATCTGGATCCGAGAGAATCAGCCTGATTTTTTTAAAAGCGTTTATAAGTTTATCTCTATCAAAGAATATATCTGGTATCGTTTGTTCCATACTTTTGAGGTAGATCATTCTGTAGCATCCTGTACCGGACTCATGGATGTTCAGCAACTAGTCTGGCATCCGGAAGCTTTAGCCACTGCTGGAATTAAGGCAGAACAACTTTCTGCTTTAGTCAGTACACATTATTTAAGAAAAGATCTTGATCCTTCCGCAGGCCTGTCCTGTTTGGAAAAGGATACACCATTTATTATCGGAGCAACGGATGGTTGTCTTGCAAACTTAGGTACAGGGGCAGTAAAACCAGGGATTGCAGCTTTAACCATTGGAACAAGCGGAGCTTTAAGAGTTGCAGGAGATACTGCTGTATTGAATAAAAAGGCAATGACTTTCAGTTACCGTCTTGATGAAGAGACTTTTATCAATGGAGGTCCTGTCAATAACGGAGGGATCGCCTTGAAATGGCATATGAAGAATGTTCTCCAAAAAACAGAACTCAATGAAAATGACTACAATGAGGTACTGAATAAAATTGAAGCTATTAAACCGGGTGCTGAAGGACTTGTTTTTCTACCTTATTTACAAGGAGAGCGTGCTCCGATCTGGGATTCCAAAAGCTGTGGTACATTTTTCGGAATGCACCTGAATCATCAGACTGCTCATTTTACACGTGCGGTGATTGAAGGGATTTGTTTCGCACTGAATGATGTTTTACTGGCATTAACTGCCTCCGGACAAGAAATAAAACAGTTAAATGTAAGCGGCGGTTTTGTGACTTCAGCCATCTGGTTACAAATTATGGCTGATATTACAGGTAAAAAACTTTTGCTGTATAGTGTGGAAGACGCTTCAGCAGTGGGGGCAGCTTATCTTGCTTTTAAAGCACTTGGGCTCTCGGCAGCTTACCCACTCCCGGATCAGCAGGACATTACTTATATTGAACCTGATGAAAAGAATCATCTGATTTATCAAACCAGTTTTGGTCTTTATAAAAAGATATATGAACAGCTAAAAGGAGTGATGCACGAAATGTATGATTTGCAGAACAACAGTTAG
- the endOF3 gene encoding endo-beta-N-acetylglucosaminidase F3 has translation MKNSKKKLVLLMCLLLPALVYTSCKKLESAAGGGSSGTVTPSAITKQKFIAYYITDGRNPAFKLRDLPDGVDMVVLFGVKYWQYLDTLKYPAGTGMMGNYKSYGAYFSDVKALQQRGIKVLQNVDDAASWQDAKPDGYATPELWATALKQTLIDKYHLDGISLDIEHPGKKPNPIPPFPKFSEIGYNGWYSGSMDANPNFLSCIGALTKYFGPKANNNTQLHTATGLDVYSWNKIAEKYVDAIDYFQVQSYDRKVTDCQLMMNYAVGTNKIPASKMVFGSYAEGGKSQAEDAKLAKWKPTQGQKGGMMVYTYNANTAYAKVILDSLRSTD, from the coding sequence ATGAAAAACAGTAAAAAAAAACTGGTTCTATTGATGTGCCTGTTGTTACCGGCGCTGGTTTATACCAGCTGTAAAAAACTGGAATCAGCAGCAGGTGGTGGCTCTTCAGGGACAGTAACACCAAGTGCCATTACTAAACAAAAATTTATTGCCTACTACATCACTGATGGCCGTAATCCTGCTTTTAAACTTCGTGATCTGCCTGATGGGGTAGACATGGTAGTCTTATTTGGCGTTAAATACTGGCAATACCTGGATACTTTAAAATATCCGGCAGGAACAGGTATGATGGGTAATTACAAATCTTATGGTGCGTATTTTAGTGATGTAAAAGCTTTACAGCAAAGAGGGATTAAAGTTTTGCAGAATGTGGATGATGCAGCCAGCTGGCAGGACGCAAAACCTGATGGATATGCAACGCCTGAACTCTGGGCAACTGCTTTAAAACAGACATTAATTGATAAATATCATCTGGATGGAATTAGCCTGGATATTGAACATCCGGGTAAAAAACCAAATCCAATTCCTCCATTTCCAAAGTTTTCAGAGATTGGATATAATGGATGGTATAGTGGATCTATGGATGCCAATCCTAACTTCCTTTCTTGTATTGGTGCATTAACCAAATATTTTGGTCCGAAAGCGAATAACAATACACAATTGCATACTGCTACCGGACTGGATGTTTATTCCTGGAATAAAATCGCTGAGAAATATGTAGATGCTATTGACTATTTCCAGGTGCAATCTTATGATAGAAAGGTTACTGATTGTCAGCTGATGATGAATTATGCAGTAGGTACGAATAAGATACCAGCTTCAAAAATGGTTTTTGGGTCTTATGCAGAAGGAGGGAAGTCTCAGGCTGAAGATGCTAAATTAGCGAAATGGAAACCAACTCAGGGTCAAAAAGGGGGGATGATGGTTTATACTTATAATGCAAATACGGCTTATGCTAAGGTGATTTTAGATAGTTTACGCTCTACTGACTAA
- a CDS encoding diadenylate cyclase, giving the protein MTGANNIIWEHQQHCQISLQLAAEELFNSLDDRLSPRIFLIGVLLKPDMHLPFVSLECPDAEYEMKDFMSLKALSIQHSLLVKQENKEEKENHTGLLNTAYVTEMQHILRTHVNGKNNAYFFSEPVYINGYLVYVVLELSRQLLSTFYYLTKNTLSNGQQISRSFLESIIKVYLDSAADALKSKPQSDFNVLAKSRDELVSKAGHDFLTTISLAGQNSSGLHVLFDACNTISSLKYEGEEGFGKMVIAQQHHPNVKVTMLLENPIHIKDFRKMRKFLELADNKQMMLSDSVWIYGLGQLTGKYNYHDESLFIVHFTKHFHWEVLHHDHIMMSVSFRMPALHNEKINKEKFYSSLKRVFHGIDKSRLNALWEVTMEATKQKHGTILAISSEADQEAVRLSSQCFKIKPMRINKDIIHQITSIDGAVLIDIDCTCHAIGVILDGIATANGDSSRGARYNSAVRYYEHMINKAQTVLVVISEDGLIDLIPDLKAQIKHSVIVAQIRELTKLSQTDKYRRRNFNRLMEFFQDHDFYLSPKECATVNKLRRAIEVKYKDSEDGVRMIWNNLVPNSAMNIGYYVRE; this is encoded by the coding sequence ATGACAGGCGCTAATAATATAATTTGGGAACATCAGCAGCATTGCCAGATATCATTGCAACTTGCAGCAGAAGAACTTTTTAATTCATTAGATGACAGGCTTTCTCCACGCATTTTTCTGATTGGGGTATTGCTTAAACCTGATATGCACCTACCTTTTGTGAGCCTGGAATGTCCGGATGCCGAATATGAAATGAAAGATTTCATGTCTTTAAAAGCACTGAGCATACAACATAGCTTACTGGTAAAACAAGAGAACAAGGAGGAAAAAGAGAACCATACCGGCTTGCTGAATACTGCTTATGTCACAGAGATGCAGCATATTTTAAGAACGCATGTCAATGGGAAAAACAATGCTTATTTCTTCTCTGAACCTGTTTACATCAATGGGTACCTGGTTTATGTGGTGCTGGAATTAAGCAGACAATTGCTAAGTACTTTTTATTATCTGACTAAAAATACGCTATCAAACGGACAGCAGATCAGCCGTTCTTTTCTGGAAAGTATTATCAAAGTATATTTAGATTCCGCAGCTGATGCGCTGAAATCAAAACCGCAATCCGATTTTAACGTACTGGCTAAAAGCCGTGATGAGCTGGTGAGTAAAGCTGGTCACGATTTTCTGACCACAATTTCTCTTGCCGGCCAAAATTCCAGTGGCCTGCATGTATTGTTTGATGCTTGTAACACTATTTCCTCTTTGAAATACGAGGGTGAAGAAGGTTTTGGAAAAATGGTTATTGCGCAACAACACCATCCTAATGTTAAAGTGACGATGCTATTGGAAAATCCTATTCACATTAAAGATTTCAGGAAAATGAGAAAGTTTCTCGAGCTGGCAGACAATAAACAGATGATGCTCTCAGATTCAGTCTGGATTTATGGCTTAGGACAGTTGACGGGAAAATATAATTACCACGATGAATCTTTATTTATTGTGCATTTCACTAAACATTTTCACTGGGAAGTTTTACACCATGATCATATTATGATGTCCGTTTCTTTCCGGATGCCTGCATTGCATAATGAAAAGATTAATAAAGAAAAGTTCTATTCCAGCTTGAAAAGAGTATTTCATGGAATTGATAAATCAAGGTTAAATGCCCTTTGGGAGGTGACTATGGAGGCCACCAAACAGAAACACGGCACTATTTTAGCCATTTCTTCTGAGGCAGATCAGGAAGCTGTCCGGCTGAGCAGCCAGTGTTTTAAGATTAAACCGATGCGGATCAATAAAGATATTATCCATCAGATCACTTCCATTGACGGCGCTGTATTAATTGATATTGACTGTACTTGTCATGCAATAGGCGTGATATTAGATGGCATTGCCACAGCTAATGGCGATTCATCCAGAGGTGCGCGCTATAACTCAGCGGTGAGGTATTATGAGCATATGATTAATAAAGCGCAGACAGTGTTGGTGGTGATCTCCGAAGATGGCCTGATTGATCTGATTCCGGATCTTAAAGCACAGATCAAACATTCAGTTATTGTAGCGCAGATCAGAGAGCTTACTAAACTCAGTCAAACGGATAAATACAGGAGAAGGAACTTTAACCGTTTAATGGAATTCTTCCAGGACCATGATTTTTATTTGTCTCCTAAAGAATGTGCAACGGTGAACAAGTTACGCCGGGCAATTGAAGTTAAATATAAAGATAGTGAAGACGGGGTGAGAATGATCTGGAACAATTTAGTACCCAATAGTGCCATGAATATTGGGTATTATGTAAGGGAATAA
- a CDS encoding sigma-54-dependent transcriptional regulator encodes MAKLLIIDDERAIRSTLREILEYENYEVEDIDNGVDGLDLIKKKKYDLVLCDIKMNKMDGMEVLEQALAYSPDLPFIMISGHGTVETAIEASKKGAFDFISKPPDLNRLLITVRNALDRGNLVTETKVLKRRVSKTRDILGSSENINKIKETIERVAPTEARVLITGANGSGKELVARWLHEKSHRSESPLIEVNCAAIPSELIESELFGHEKGSFTSAVKQRIGKFELANGGTLFLDEIGDMSLSAQAKVLRALQEHKITRVGGEKELEVNVRVLAATNKDLMKEIEDGNFRMDLYHRLNVINIHVPHLTERREDIPEIAMSFLEDICKDYGMPVKKISEAGMLALQNLPWTGNVRELHNMIERLIILSDKIISEHEVIAFANPGGGTNIGAANHGFNGNSNGSAAGTTNYDKFTNFQDYKDHAEREFIKFKLEKNNWNVSKTADDIDIQRSHLYSKIEKFGLKRVTE; translated from the coding sequence ATGGCTAAATTATTAATTATTGATGATGAACGTGCGATAAGAAGCACATTACGTGAGATCTTAGAGTACGAAAATTACGAGGTAGAGGATATTGATAATGGAGTTGATGGATTAGATCTGATCAAAAAAAAGAAATACGACCTGGTATTATGTGATATAAAAATGAATAAGATGGATGGTATGGAAGTGCTTGAACAAGCATTGGCTTACAGTCCTGATTTACCATTTATTATGATCTCCGGCCACGGTACGGTAGAAACAGCCATTGAAGCCAGTAAAAAAGGTGCTTTTGACTTCATCTCTAAACCACCTGATTTAAACCGTTTACTGATCACTGTCAGAAATGCACTGGACAGAGGTAACCTGGTTACTGAAACTAAAGTTTTAAAACGCAGAGTAAGTAAAACAAGAGATATTCTTGGTAGTTCAGAGAATATCAATAAAATCAAAGAAACTATTGAGCGTGTTGCCCCTACTGAAGCCCGTGTATTGATTACCGGTGCAAATGGTAGTGGTAAAGAATTAGTGGCCCGTTGGTTACATGAAAAATCCCACCGTTCAGAGAGCCCTTTAATTGAAGTAAACTGTGCTGCAATCCCATCTGAGCTGATTGAAAGTGAACTTTTCGGTCACGAAAAGGGATCATTTACCTCTGCTGTAAAACAGCGTATCGGTAAGTTCGAACTGGCCAATGGTGGTACTTTATTCCTGGATGAAATCGGGGATATGAGTCTTTCTGCCCAGGCAAAAGTACTTCGTGCTTTACAAGAACATAAAATTACGCGTGTTGGTGGTGAAAAAGAGTTAGAAGTTAATGTACGTGTACTTGCTGCAACGAACAAAGACCTGATGAAAGAAATCGAAGATGGTAATTTCAGAATGGATTTATACCACCGTTTAAATGTCATCAATATCCATGTTCCTCATTTAACAGAACGCCGCGAAGATATTCCTGAAATTGCCATGAGCTTTTTAGAAGATATCTGTAAAGATTATGGCATGCCGGTAAAAAAGATCAGTGAAGCCGGAATGCTTGCGTTGCAAAACTTACCATGGACAGGAAACGTACGTGAGTTGCACAATATGATTGAACGTCTGATCATTTTAAGCGATAAGATTATCTCTGAGCATGAGGTTATCGCATTTGCTAATCCGGGTGGCGGAACCAACATTGGCGCCGCAAATCATGGTTTTAACGGTAACAGCAATGGTTCAGCTGCCGGAACAACCAATTATGATAAATTCACAAATTTCCAGGATTATAAAGATCATGCGGAAAGAGAATTCATCAAGTTTAAACTGGAAAAGAACAACTGGAATGTCTCTAAAACTGCGGACGATATTGATATCCAACGTAGTCACTTGTACAGCAAAATTGAGAAATTCGGCTTAAAAAGAGTCACTGAATAA
- a CDS encoding c-type cytochrome — translation MRKFIVISLVSLALISMFYSCQTAETVQQDAYYVNGRDLYIKHCQNCHGGKGEGLGALTPPLTDSVFMKANKEKLACIIKNGISTPVTVHGQVYEGKMPEFNLANIDIAQLVVYITNGFGHKQGMYTTQQVENDLKSCK, via the coding sequence ATGAGGAAATTTATAGTAATTAGTCTGGTTTCGCTTGCGCTGATCAGCATGTTTTATTCTTGCCAGACAGCAGAAACAGTACAGCAGGACGCTTATTATGTAAATGGACGGGATCTTTATATCAAGCATTGCCAGAATTGTCATGGCGGAAAAGGTGAAGGCCTGGGTGCCTTAACCCCGCCCCTTACTGACAGCGTGTTCATGAAAGCGAACAAAGAAAAGCTCGCTTGTATTATTAAAAATGGGATTTCAACACCGGTTACTGTACATGGACAGGTTTATGAAGGCAAAATGCCTGAATTTAACCTGGCTAATATAGATATCGCTCAATTAGTGGTTTATATCACCAATGGCTTTGGCCATAAACAAGGAATGTACACCACTCAGCAGGTAGAAAACGATCTTAAGAGCTGCAAGTAG
- a CDS encoding copper resistance protein NlpE produces MTKQILVIAITACTLWGCGHSKTSEKLNADSLTKDSLTMDGVKSDSLKMDLDHSSKNALDWDGTYKGIVPCADCEGIETTLVLGKELTYTLKTKYLGKSDAKVFEEKGKFSWEKSGQIITLDGIKDAPNKYFVGENKIIQLDMNGKKITGEQADLYILKK; encoded by the coding sequence ATGACTAAACAAATTCTGGTAATTGCTATTACTGCCTGCACCTTATGGGGATGTGGGCATTCAAAAACTTCTGAAAAACTAAATGCGGATAGTCTGACTAAAGACAGCTTAACTATGGATGGTGTAAAATCTGATAGTTTAAAAATGGATCTCGACCATAGTTCTAAAAATGCTTTAGATTGGGACGGAACTTACAAAGGGATTGTTCCTTGTGCAGATTGTGAAGGGATTGAAACTACTTTAGTTTTGGGTAAAGAATTGACCTATACGCTAAAAACAAAATATCTGGGCAAAAGTGATGCGAAGGTTTTCGAGGAAAAAGGGAAATTCAGCTGGGAAAAAAGTGGTCAGATAATCACATTGGATGGCATCAAAGACGCACCAAATAAATATTTTGTGGGAGAAAATAAAATCATTCAACTGGATATGAACGGTAAAAAGATTACTGGAGAACAAGCAGATCTTTATATTTTGAAAAAATAA
- a CDS encoding SCO family protein codes for MRHQYTLICAILLTATLFASSCKNERKLPIYGLRDTKTVKNSDGTAGVDTIYQTIPAFKFLNQDSVYITNDHFKGKIYIADFFFTSCTSICPIMHRNLKMISEKFKNNPDVMFLSHTIDFKYDTPSVLKKYAQKLGVDGPKWQFVYGPKDSVYTLAEKSYLVAVNVDSANRDGYVHQGFLVLIDKDRRIRGAYDGTNPEQVAQLEKDIPVLLAEDKK; via the coding sequence ATGAGACATCAATACACACTTATCTGCGCTATTTTACTGACTGCCACGCTGTTTGCTTCTTCCTGCAAGAATGAAAGAAAACTTCCGATATATGGCTTAAGAGACACTAAAACGGTTAAAAACAGCGATGGAACAGCTGGTGTTGATACGATATATCAGACTATACCTGCTTTTAAATTCCTGAATCAGGATAGTGTATATATTACAAACGATCATTTTAAAGGTAAAATCTATATTGCAGATTTCTTTTTCACTTCTTGCACGAGTATCTGCCCTATTATGCATAGAAACTTGAAAATGATCTCAGAAAAGTTCAAAAATAATCCTGATGTCATGTTTTTATCACATACGATAGATTTTAAGTATGACACACCTTCAGTGCTTAAAAAGTATGCGCAAAAACTTGGAGTAGATGGCCCGAAATGGCAATTTGTATACGGCCCGAAAGATAGCGTATATACTTTAGCAGAAAAAAGTTACCTGGTTGCTGTTAATGTTGATAGTGCAAATAGAGATGGCTATGTACACCAGGGCTTTCTGGTCTTAATTGATAAAGACAGAAGAATCCGAGGTGCTTATGATGGCACAAACCCTGAACAGGTAGCACAATTAGAAAAAGATATTCCGGTTTTACTAGCAGAGGATAAAAAATAG
- a CDS encoding MFS transporter, with amino-acid sequence MQPHKASNAALSAAILVASLGYFVDIYDLLLFSIVRIPSLKSLGLSGSALTDTGIMLLNTQMIGMLIGGILWGMLGDKKGRLSVLFGSIFLYSLANIANGLVHSVNAYAFWRFIAGLGLAGELGAGITLVAELMPKEKRGYATTIVASVGVSGAVVAYFIAQMFDWRTSFFIGGGLGLFLLLLRIGVAESGMFSQSREANNRGDFFALFKNKVQFVKYIRCILIGIPLWFVVGILITLSPEFGKVLRVQGEVSAGAAVAWCYGGIVIGDIAGGLISQWLKSRIKVVYIFLGMATIGITAYFTLYDLSLQHFYWLCGGIGLTVGYWVIFMTIATEQFGTNIRATVTTTVPNFVRGAVVPLTLLFQLLKGAFGGNIIHSGITVAIISFAVAFYALSRMKETFSKDLDYVEEF; translated from the coding sequence ATGCAACCACACAAAGCCTCTAATGCTGCCTTAAGTGCAGCTATTCTAGTAGCATCTCTGGGCTACTTCGTTGATATTTATGACCTTTTATTATTCAGTATTGTCCGTATTCCGAGTTTAAAGTCTCTTGGGCTTAGCGGTTCAGCATTAACCGATACTGGTATTATGTTATTAAACACCCAAATGATCGGCATGCTGATCGGAGGTATCTTATGGGGGATGCTTGGCGATAAAAAAGGCCGCTTATCAGTACTATTCGGTTCTATATTTCTGTATTCTCTGGCTAATATTGCCAATGGATTGGTACACTCTGTTAATGCTTATGCGTTCTGGCGTTTTATTGCAGGATTAGGACTTGCAGGAGAATTGGGTGCCGGGATTACACTTGTCGCAGAACTGATGCCTAAAGAAAAGAGAGGATATGCAACTACTATTGTAGCTTCTGTAGGGGTGAGTGGTGCTGTAGTAGCCTATTTTATTGCACAGATGTTTGACTGGCGTACTTCCTTCTTTATTGGAGGGGGATTAGGCTTATTCCTGCTTTTACTCCGGATCGGTGTAGCAGAATCCGGGATGTTCAGTCAATCCAGAGAAGCAAATAACCGGGGTGATTTCTTTGCCCTGTTCAAAAATAAAGTTCAGTTTGTTAAATATATCCGGTGTATCCTGATTGGTATTCCTTTATGGTTTGTTGTAGGGATCTTAATTACGTTATCTCCTGAATTCGGTAAAGTATTACGTGTGCAGGGAGAAGTGAGCGCAGGTGCAGCCGTAGCCTGGTGTTATGGAGGGATCGTGATCGGTGATATTGCCGGCGGGTTAATCAGCCAGTGGCTAAAGAGCCGGATTAAAGTCGTTTATATTTTCCTGGGGATGGCCACTATAGGTATTACTGCCTATTTTACACTTTATGACCTTAGTTTACAACATTTTTACTGGTTATGTGGTGGTATAGGACTGACTGTAGGTTACTGGGTAATCTTTATGACGATTGCAACCGAACAGTTTGGTACGAATATCAGGGCTACAGTAACCACTACTGTCCCTAACTTTGTACGTGGCGCTGTTGTTCCGCTCACCCTGCTTTTTCAATTGTTAAAAGGGGCTTTTGGCGGAAATATTATCCATTCTGGAATTACAGTTGCGATTATCAGCTTTGCGGTTGCATTTTATGCCTTAAGCAGGATGAAAGAGACTTTTTCTAAGGATCTGGATTATGTGGAAGAATTTTAG